CTGGCCCTGGCAGGACTGGACACCGGCACCGCCTTCGGCGGGATGGGGGCATCGCGCGAGATGACGGTCGCCGCCCTCGTCGAGCCGACGATCCTGCTCTCGGTCTTCGCCCTGTCGATACCGGCCGGGTCCACCAACCTGCCCACCATCGTCTCAGGCGCCATCCACGAACCGGGACGCCTCGCGTCCCCGGCCGGACTGCTGGCCACCGCGGCACTCGCCGTTGCCGTGCTCGCCGAGGCCGGACGGCTACCGGTGGACAACCCCTCCACCCACCTCGAACTGACGATGATTCACGAGGCGATGGTGCTGGAGTACGCCGGACCCGACCTCGCGCTCGTCGAACTCGGCGCCCAGATGCGGCTGACCGTGCTGCTGGGGCTGCTCGCCTCGCTGTTCGCGCCGTGGGGCATCGCCACCACCGCCTCCCTGGCAGCCGTTGCCCTGGCCCTGGTGCTGTTCGCCGTGAAGGTCGCCGTGCTGGGAGCCGTCCTCGCCGCCGCCGAGGTGTTCTGGGCCAAGCTGCGGCTCTTCCGGGTGCCCGAACTGCTGGCCGGGTCCTTCCTGCTCGCACTGCTCGCGGTGACCGCCTCGTTCTTCCTGAGCGGCGAGTGAGGAGACCATGAGCGACAGCACGTACACCCAACTGCTCGACCTGGCCTGTGGAGCGTTCCTCCTGGCGGCCGTGGTGGTGCTCTGGCGGCGTGACCTCGCCTCCATCGTGCGCGTCTTCGCCTTTCAGGGCCTGGCCCTCATGGCCATCGCCACCCTGCTCGGCCTGCACGAACACCGATGGGACCTGCTCGCCGTCGCGGCCGGTATCGGTGTGCTGCGCGCCGGGGTACTGCCCTTCCTCATGCGGCGGGCACTCGCAGCCAGCGGCGAGACCCGCGAGACCCAGCCCCTGGTCAACGTGGCGGCCTCGCTGCTGACGGCGGCGGCCCTGACCCTGCTCGCCTACGCGGTCTCCCGCCCGCTGGTCGAACTCGACCCGTCCCCGGCGACCCGGGCCCTGCCGGTGGGACTGGCCGTGGTCCTCATCGGCTTCTTCATCCTGGTCACCCGGCGCCGCGCCCTGTCCCAGGTCGTCGGGTTCCTGCTGCTGGACAACGGCATCACCGCGGTGGCCTTCCTCGCCGCGTCCGGGGTGCCGCTGATCGTCGAACTCGGCGTCTCCTTCGACGTCCTGCTCGCGGTGCTGGTCCTGCACATCCTCACCACCCGGATGCGGGCGGCCTTCGGCCGTACCGACATCGACGACCTGCGGGAGCTGCGCGACTGATGACCCCCGCCACCACCACCGCCGTTCTGACGGCCCCGATCGTCGTGCCGCTGGCCGTCGCATGCCTCTACGCGGGCGCCCGCCGACGGGGCCTCACCGCATGGGCCGGACTCCTGTCCCCGGCCGCGATCCTGGCCTGCGGCAGCGTGCTGGCCGCCACCGTTCCCGACGGCGGACCGGTCACCATCGACGGCTCGCTGCTGCGCGCCGACGCGCTGACGGCATGGATGCTGCTGGTCGTCGGCGCGGTGGCCGCCCTCGCGTGCGCCGCGGGCCCCGCGTATCTGGCGCACGAGCGGGCCGCGGGGCACGGCGGCCGGGGCGCGGCCCGGCAGTACAACGCACTGGTGCACGGCTTCCTCGCCGCGATGTGCGCGGCTGTCCTGGCCGCCAACCTCGGTGTGCTGTGGGTCGCCATCGAGGCCACCACGATCGTCACCGCGTTCCTGGTGGGACACCGCCGCACCCGCGCCTCGGTCGAGGCGGCCTGGAAGTACGTCGTCATCTGCTCGGCCGGCATCGCTCTGGCGTTCCTGGGCACCGTGCTGATCTACTACGCCGCCCGGCAGGCGGGCGTCTCGGAGGCATGGGCCCTGGACTGGCCCACCCTGGTGGCGCGGGCGGACCGCCTCGACCCGGACGTCACCCGGCTCGGCATGGCCCTGGTCGTCCTCGGCTTCGGCGCCAAGGCCGGACTCGTCCCCCTGCACGCCTGGCTCCCCGACGCCCACAGCCAGGCCCCCGCCCCCGTCTCCGCCCTGATGTCCGGGGTGCTGCTCGCGGTCTCCTTCACCGCGGTCCTGCGCTACAAGGTGATCGCCGACGCGGCCATTGGCCACGGCTTCACCCGCGCCCTGCTCACCGGAGCGGCGCTGCTGACCCTGGCACTGGCCGCCGCCGTGCTCCTCGGACAGCGCGACTACAAACGCATGCTGGCCTACTCCAGCATGGAACACATGGCACTGATCGCCCTCGGCGGTGCCATCGGCAGCCCCCTGGCCATCGCGGCCGTCCTGCTGCACATTGCCGGGCACGGCCTGGCCAAGACCGTCGCGTTCACCTCGTCCGGCCACATCCTGCATCTGCGGCGAACCACCCGCATCGGCCGGGTCCGCGGCCTGCTCGCCCGCGCCCCCGGCCTCGGCGCAGTGTTCGGCCTGGCGACGCTGGCCCTGCTCGCCCTGCCCCCGTTCAGTCTCTTCGCCTCCGAACTGGGCATCGCCCGCGCCGGGTTCGCCGCCGGAATGGGCTGGCCCACCGCCCTCGCACTGGGCCTGGTCCTCGTCGCGTTCGCCGCCCTGTCCTCCCGTACCGCCCGCATGCTCCTCGGGCCCGCCCCCGACGCGCCCGGTACCCCCGCCGTCCCGAAACGGCTCGGCACCACGGCAGCCCTTCCGCTGGTCACCGGACTGCTCGCGTGCGCGGCCCTGGGCATCACCACCGGACCGCTGACCCGCCTCCTGTCCGACGCCGCCGCGATCATCGGAGGGCACTGACCCATGCCTGCCCGGCCACCCCACCGCACCGAGACGGTGATCAGTGCCTGCGACGTACCCGTCCGTGTCCAGGAACTCCTGGACGACGGCCGACGACTGGCGCTGATCGCCGCCCACCACGACGACGACGGCACACCGGGCGGCAGAGCCGTCCGCGTGGTCTACCTCTTCGTCTCCGGACCGCCCGACACCCGCACCGAACTCCACATCCGCCTCGATCCGGACAACCCGCAGCTGCCCACCATCGCCCATCTGTCGTTTCCCGGCGGCCGGTTCGAACGGGAAATGGCCGACCTGCACGGCATCACCCTTCTCGACCACCCGATGCCCCGCCGACTGGTCCGCCATTTCCACTGGCCCCGCGGCTGGTACCCGATGCGTCCCGACGCCGGGCCGCCCCCGCCCTTCACCGAACAGGAAGGCCCCTATCCCTTCCTCGAAGTCGAGGGCGAGGGCGTGTACGAGATCCCCGTCGGCCCGGTGCACGCCGGAATGATCGAACCCGGACACTTCCGCTTCTCCGTCGTCGGCGAAACCATCATCAAGCTCAAGGCCCGCCTCTGGTTCGTCCACAAAGGCATCGAGAAGCTCTTCCAGGGCCGCACCACCGAGGGCGGTCTCCCGCTCGCCGAACGCATCAGCGGCGACACCGCGGTCGGCCACGCCCTCGCCTACTGCCTCGCCGTCGAGGAAGCCGCCGGACTCGACGCACCGGCCCCCGCAAGCCGAGCCAGAGCCCTGCTGCTGGAGCTCGAACGCCTCCACAACCACACCGCCGACCTCGGCGCCCTGTGCAACGACGTCGGTCACTCCGTCCTCAACGCCCACGCCCTGCGCATCCGCGAACAGTTGCTGCGCCTCAACCACGAGATCACCGGGCACCGACTGCTGCGCGGCGGCGTCACGATCGGCGGCGCCCGTCTGCAATCCGTACCGGACCCGGCGCGGATGAAAGCCATCGGCGAGGACATCCGCGAGGTCACCGCTCTGGCCCTGGGGCACAGCACGGTCCGTGACCGTTTCACCGGCACCGCACGCCTGACGAACCAGGCGGCCCGCGATCTGGGCTGCCTCGGTTACGTGGCCCGCGCCAGCGGCCTGCCCGCCGACGCCCGCGTCGGCCACCCCTTCCACGATCACGGTCCGGCCCCCACCGTCCCCGTCCGCACCGGCGGCGACGTCCTGGCCCGGTTCCTCCTGCGGGCCGAGGAGATCGACGCCTCCCTCTCCCTCATCGCCCACCTCACCGACGGCCTGGTCCCCACGAGCACCGCCGCCGCCCTGCCCCCGTACACCCCCACCACCCCACGATCCGGTGTCGGCATCGTCGAGGGCTGGCGCGGCACCATCACCACGCGCGTCGAACTCGCCCCCGACGGCATCCTGCGTCGCGTCAAGCCCGTCGATCCGTCGTTCTTCAACTGGCCGGCCCTGCCCGTGGCCCTGGGCGACACGATCGTTCCCGACTTCCCGCTGGCCAACAAGAGCTTCAATCTCTCCTACGCGGGAAACGACCTGTGAGGACGCCGGATCAGACCGTCAGCCGGATTCCGGTGACCAGATGCGGTCGGATACGTACCGCGCAGTCCATCACCTGGTCCGACCACGGCCTGATCAGCCGCTGATAGCGCATCAGGGCCTCCGGATCGGTCACCGCTCGGCAGTAACCCGTCGCGACGACGCTCCAGCCCAGATGGGTCTGCGGATCGATGTCATCGGCCTGGTAGGCGACCACGACCCCCCGGTCGCCATGGTGCCGGGTCTGGGCGAACAGGTCCGAGTCCCGATGGGTCCGGATGACGATCTGCCCGCGGTCCAGCAGATGGTTCACCGGCCGGATCGCGGGCAGCGCTCGCTGGGTGAAGACTATCCGGCCGAGCGACGCCCCGCCGAGCAGCCTCAGGGCCTGATCACCCGTCAACTCCACCGTACGGCACGGCCAGATGGCGGCCGGTCCGTGTGCCGTGGCCGCCTCCGACCGTCCGGACACGGCTGCGGGCGGGGACGGCCGGGACGAATGATGACCTGAGTGGCTCATGGGGCGGCCTCGTCTCCTGATGTACGCGTCTGTCGCCCGAGTACACCGTGTGCCGCCATCTCTGCACCAGGGTCCAACGGCCCAGGGCCGAAAGGCCCTAGCCGTGCCGGATCCCCGACGGGTTGACTGCGGTGGACCGCGGTGTGTGGAGCGTTCGGTCAAAGAAGGCGGTGCGCATGCGCACAGGAGGAGGACGCGGTGATCGCGGTCGTCGGACACAGAGACCTCAGCAATGGAACTCTGGCGCTGGTGGAGGCCGAACTGAGAGCCCGGCTGGACTGCCTGGCGGAGGGTGTGGCCGCTCTCGTACGGGTCGGGGCGGGGCTGCCGGTGGTGTTCGGGCGCGCTGCCCGGGAGGCCGGGCGGAAGCTGACGGTGCTGCTGCCCGCCCAGGGTGCGGTGCCCGCGGTGCTGCCCGAGCGTGACCGGCGGGCCGCGGGCGAACTGCTGGTCCTGGCCGAACACGTACGGCTGCTGGCCTTTGATCCGGCCGACCGCGACGCGTGTGTCAGTGCCGATGAACGCCTGGTGGAGGCGTGCCGGTCCGTGCTCGCCGTGTGGGACGGCTCGCCGTCGGACGGCCGGGACGCCACCGCGCACCTGGTCGCCTTCGCCCGGGCACGGGGCATCCCGGTGGAGGTCGTCTGGCCGGACGGCTCCGTGCGGGGGCGGGCATGACGGCGCCGACGCGTGACCGGGCGAGGCCGGCGAAAGCCCTTGAGGGCGACGACCGGGAGCGGACCGGGAGGCGCCATGGATTCGCCTGGCTGCTGGTGGTCACCGCCGCCCTGGGGCTGCTGGGTTCCTTCGTGATCACCGTCGACAAGTTCGAACTGCTCGCCGACCCCGGCTTCGTACCAGCCTGCTCACTGAGCCCCGTGGTGTCCTGCACGAACGTGATGCGCAGTGAACAGGCGTCGGTGTTCGGATTTCCCAATCCGCTCATCGGGCTCATCGGCTTCGGGGTGGTGCTGGCGACCGGCGCCGGCCTGCTCGCAGGTGCGCGCTACCGGCGCTGGTACTGGCTGGGGCTGAACCTGGGCACCCTGTTCGGCGTCGGATTCTGCATGTGGCTGATGACGCAGGCGCTGTACGACATCGGCGCGCTCTGTCTGTGGTGTGTACTCGTGTGGGCGGCCACCGTCTTCATGTTCTGGCACACCACCGTGCACAACCTGCGCCACGGCATTCTGCCCGCCCCACGCGCCCTGGTCGCGGCGGTGCTGGAGTTCCCCCTTGTGGTGCCGGTGACATGGTGCCTGGCCATCGTCATGCTGATCGCAACCCGGTTCTGGTCGTACTGGCAGACGTTCCTGTGACCCCTGTGAGGGCCGCGGTGTCGTGATGGATGTGGGAGGCCGGGACTCCGGCGGCGGCCAGCCGGGCGGCGACGGCCCGCAGTGAGTCCGTCATGGATGCCTCGGGCACCTCGGGCGCCAGCGCCAGAAAGACATGCTGCCGGGCGGCGGCCCCGGGCCGCTGCGCCAGCATTTTGTCCAGGACCCGCAGGGCCGGCCGATCCGCGGAGGGACCTGCCGGTCCGGCCGGACCGGCCGGCTCGGCCTGGCAGGTGAGGACGGTCAGCCAGGGGCGCCCGAGCCGGAAATCCTCCAGGTACGCGGCGTCGTACACGCCCTCACCCGTCCTTCCGTCCAGCAGCAGCCGCACCCGGTGTGCACGGGACCGTTCCGAGTCGATGTGCTGGAGCAGCGCCTTCGTCGCGGCCCATCCGGTACCGGAGGCGATCAGCAGAACGTCGGCGGACGGGGTGCGCTCGGGCAGGGCGAGCGCGCCGCGCGGTGCGCTCAGGCGCACGGTGCCGCCCACCCGCGTGCCGTGCACCAGCGCATCACTCACC
This sequence is a window from Streptomyces sp. NBC_01217. Protein-coding genes within it:
- a CDS encoding globin domain-containing protein, with protein sequence MGRDHRKLGVRPAHFDAFEVALIEALRMRAGARWTGELEDAWLRMLRLAVSAMVRGADEAIAEPPSWEATVTSHEFRTPHLAVLRVRPHQPYAFRAGQYASLESPLLEQAWRPYYLACAPHPDGELEFHVRAQRADGVSDALVHGTRVGGTVRLSAPRGALALPERTPSADVLLIASGTGWAATKALLQHIDSERSRAHRVRLLLDGRTGEGVYDAAYLEDFRLGRPWLTVLTCQAEPAGPAGPAGPSADRPALRVLDKMLAQRPGAAARQHVFLALAPEVPEASMTDSLRAVAARLAAAGVPASHIHHDTAALTGVTGTSASTTRTGLRSA
- a CDS encoding pyridoxamine 5'-phosphate oxidase family protein, yielding MSHSGHHSSRPSPPAAVSGRSEAATAHGPAAIWPCRTVELTGDQALRLLGGASLGRIVFTQRALPAIRPVNHLLDRGQIVIRTHRDSDLFAQTRHHGDRGVVVAYQADDIDPQTHLGWSVVATGYCRAVTDPEALMRYQRLIRPWSDQVMDCAVRIRPHLVTGIRLTV
- a CDS encoding vitamin K epoxide reductase family protein produces the protein MTAPTRDRARPAKALEGDDRERTGRRHGFAWLLVVTAALGLLGSFVITVDKFELLADPGFVPACSLSPVVSCTNVMRSEQASVFGFPNPLIGLIGFGVVLATGAGLLAGARYRRWYWLGLNLGTLFGVGFCMWLMTQALYDIGALCLWCVLVWAATVFMFWHTTVHNLRHGILPAPRALVAAVLEFPLVVPVTWCLAIVMLIATRFWSYWQTFL
- a CDS encoding hydrogenase large subunit — encoded protein: MPARPPHRTETVISACDVPVRVQELLDDGRRLALIAAHHDDDGTPGGRAVRVVYLFVSGPPDTRTELHIRLDPDNPQLPTIAHLSFPGGRFEREMADLHGITLLDHPMPRRLVRHFHWPRGWYPMRPDAGPPPPFTEQEGPYPFLEVEGEGVYEIPVGPVHAGMIEPGHFRFSVVGETIIKLKARLWFVHKGIEKLFQGRTTEGGLPLAERISGDTAVGHALAYCLAVEEAAGLDAPAPASRARALLLELERLHNHTADLGALCNDVGHSVLNAHALRIREQLLRLNHEITGHRLLRGGVTIGGARLQSVPDPARMKAIGEDIREVTALALGHSTVRDRFTGTARLTNQAARDLGCLGYVARASGLPADARVGHPFHDHGPAPTVPVRTGGDVLARFLLRAEEIDASLSLIAHLTDGLVPTSTAAALPPYTPTTPRSGVGIVEGWRGTITTRVELAPDGILRRVKPVDPSFFNWPALPVALGDTIVPDFPLANKSFNLSYAGNDL
- a CDS encoding proton-conducting transporter transmembrane domain-containing protein, translating into MTPATTTAVLTAPIVVPLAVACLYAGARRRGLTAWAGLLSPAAILACGSVLAATVPDGGPVTIDGSLLRADALTAWMLLVVGAVAALACAAGPAYLAHERAAGHGGRGAARQYNALVHGFLAAMCAAVLAANLGVLWVAIEATTIVTAFLVGHRRTRASVEAAWKYVVICSAGIALAFLGTVLIYYAARQAGVSEAWALDWPTLVARADRLDPDVTRLGMALVVLGFGAKAGLVPLHAWLPDAHSQAPAPVSALMSGVLLAVSFTAVLRYKVIADAAIGHGFTRALLTGAALLTLALAAAVLLGQRDYKRMLAYSSMEHMALIALGGAIGSPLAIAAVLLHIAGHGLAKTVAFTSSGHILHLRRTTRIGRVRGLLARAPGLGAVFGLATLALLALPPFSLFASELGIARAGFAAGMGWPTALALGLVLVAFAALSSRTARMLLGPAPDAPGTPAVPKRLGTTAALPLVTGLLACAALGITTGPLTRLLSDAAAIIGGH
- a CDS encoding respiratory chain complex I subunit 1 family protein, giving the protein MTGTGAAAVTAQVVLVVAGAPLLAGLMRQVRARMEGRAGGGVGQPWRDLRKLLRKEPITPTGTGPAFRIAPLLLVATTAVVAALVPLASTATPFSERADLIVVVALLALGTVSLALAGLDTGTAFGGMGASREMTVAALVEPTILLSVFALSIPAGSTNLPTIVSGAIHEPGRLASPAGLLATAALAVAVLAEAGRLPVDNPSTHLELTMIHEAMVLEYAGPDLALVELGAQMRLTVLLGLLASLFAPWGIATTASLAAVALALVLFAVKVAVLGAVLAAAEVFWAKLRLFRVPELLAGSFLLALLAVTASFFLSGE